The following is a genomic window from Bacteroidia bacterium.
CTGGGTCGCCGGAGCAATTGCCCTCATTGCCCCCATGCTGATGATGGGCTATAACTGGGACGATCATACACGTAAGGGCCGATACGTAGATATCGAATTTGCCAAAAACCTCCTCAATTCCTGCGAAAAAAACGCCATTCTGTTTACCGCAGGAGACAACGATACCTTCCCACTCTGGTACATTCAGGAGGTAGAAGGTTTCCGGACTGATGTACGGGTAGTCAACCTTGAGCTGTTGATTTCTGATTGGTATATCGAGCAAATGACGGAACCGAAAAACGAGTCGGAAGCCCTGCCCATTACCATGAAAAAGAAAGACTATGTAGGCGAAAAAGGGCTCGTGATTTATGATTTTCCCTCAAGGGCCATCACGCTTCCTGTCAATAAAGAAGAACTGGTCGCCAATGGAGTCCTCTCACCGGAAGAAGCACAATTTGCCGGAGACGAGATGGTATGGGAATTTAAATCTCGGGGCGGAAGCAGGAATCCCTATATCCTGCGGAAAGACTCTGTGATCATCAACATGATGAGAAACATTGCGAATGACGGATGGAAACGCCCGGTTTATTTCGCTAATACCATGCCGCCGTCCAGCTTTGTCAACCTGCAGGATTATTTCCGCATGGAAGGAATGGCCTTTCGGGTGCTGCCGGTAAAACGAAGCGAAGCCACGATCAACGACATCTATTTTGGCAGAATTGATCAGGAGATCATGACCCAGCGCCTGACGCAAGATTTTCTTTACACCGGTATGGACGATCCCTCCGTCAATTTTGATGAGCATATTCGCGAAGTCATTATCGGCAACTACCGCAACTGCTTTTTCAGGCTTTGCAACAGCTATACGGAGCAGATCATCAAAATGGAAGCAGATTCGGCGGATCATACAGCAGAAATCGACAAGTTGAAAAGCCAAATTGAAGCGCTTATCACCTTTGCCGACCAAAAGATGCCCCATTCTGTCGTACCCAAAGGCCTGACATTGCTCATCACGCAGGGGCAGATGCTGGAGCAGATAGGGCTTTCCGAACTGGCGCTTGATGAATTTATAAGGCTCAAACCCCTTGCACTCGCAGATTTGCGGTTTAGAGCCGAAAATGATCTCGACATAGATCAAAATACCCTTTCCCTGAGAGCCGCTGTGATTACCATTCAGATATTTGTCCGCAGAGGCATGGATGTCGAGGCCAATGCTATTGCCACAGAAATACAGAATGCAACTGATTCGCCGATAGGCTTTCAGATTATTGAAAAAATGAAGCAGTAAATGAAAGAGAGACAGAAACAATACAATAACCTGATCTACGGCGTACATTCCATTGTAGAGGCATTAGATGCAGGTAAACCCGTGGACAAAATCATGATCCGGCAGGGCAATAACCATGGCCGTGTGGGAGAAATCCGCAATCGGGCGAAAGAATTGCAGATACCTATACAAATGGTTCCGGAAGCTACGATTGAGCGAATATGTCCCCGGGACAGCAACCACCAGGGCGTAGCGGCATTTATTGCGTCTGTCGAATATCAGCCGCTGGAGGAAATAATCCTCGGCATACAGGAGCGGGGAGAGACACCCCTGCTGTTGATGCTCGACAGCGTAACTGACGTGCGCAACTTCGGCGCCATTGCCCGGACAGCAGAGTGTATGGGTTT
Proteins encoded in this region:
- the rlmB gene encoding 23S rRNA (guanosine(2251)-2'-O)-methyltransferase RlmB; this translates as MKERQKQYNNLIYGVHSIVEALDAGKPVDKIMIRQGNNHGRVGEIRNRAKELQIPIQMVPEATIERICPRDSNHQGVAAFIASVEYQPLEEIILGIQERGETPLLLMLDSVTDVRNFGAIARTAECMGFHAIVVPAQGAAAINADAVKVSAGALHHLPVSRINNLVDAVILMQAYGITTIACTEKAEASIYDMDFSAPLCIIMGAEDKGISTSLLKRVGFLAQIPMYGKVSSLNVSVAAGVIMAEARRQRK